A stretch of the Pelmatolapia mariae isolate MD_Pm_ZW linkage group LG23, Pm_UMD_F_2, whole genome shotgun sequence genome encodes the following:
- the LOC134620289 gene encoding synapse-associated protein 1-like, whose product MFKNWSSWLGAEKESGQVTEEPADANEEKRCSEINKPSDQQGRDAGTDAQLLQKAKGFSGYIYNFASSASKKLSESVVETAQTLKKSVEEGKISGIIDKTILGDFQKEQERFVQEKRAKEYGAAVPPWVGYNEEDAIQEQILALSADKRNFLRDPPAGVQFYFDFDQMYPVAMVMLEEDELLRKMRFHLVPKQVKEEVFWKNYFYRVSLIKQSAQLTALAAQQAAEWIDVKKTSYPCKDPHQNDAVKSKASSLQPKSSEDEEELSTSLHVSEFVSDTFDSCEINKEDLCKEMRELVLDKRENLNAEQEEMPDWERELQEELQEYDVLADSETHDDNWDKEIEEMLKEES is encoded by the exons ATGTTTAAGAACTGGTCAAGCTGGCTTGGAGCAGAGAAAGAAAGCGGCCAAGTTACAGAAGAGCCTGCTGATGCTAACGAAGAAAAACGCTGTAGTGAAATAAACAAACCGAGCGACCAGCAGGGCAGAGATGCTGGGACAGATGCTCAGCTTCTCCAGAAAGCAAAAGGTTTCAGTG GTTACATTTATAATTTTGCCAGCAGCGCctcaaaaaaattatctgaGTCCGTAGTAGAAACAGCTCAAACCTTAAAGAAGAGCGTGGAGGAGGGGAAGATCAGTGGAATTATTGATAAG ACCATTTTGGGTGATTTCCAGAAGGAACAAGAAAGGTTTGTTCAGGAGAAAAGAGCTAAAGAGTATG GTGCTGCTGTGCCTCCATGGGTGGGTTATAATGAAGAGGACGCCATACAGGAACAGATATTAGCTCTCTCAGCT GATAAAAGAAATTTTTTGCGTGACCCCCCTGCTGGGGTGCAGttttactttgactttgaccAAATGTATCCAGTCGCCATGGTTATGCTAGAGGAAGACGAGCTCCTGAGGAAGATGCGCTTCCATCTGGTCCCCAAACA GGTGAAAGAGGAAGTCTTTTGGAAGAATTACTTCTACCGCGTGTCTTTGATAAAACAGTCGGCTCAGCTCACAGCTCTCGCAGCCCAACAGGCAGCTGAGTGGATTGATGTGAAGAAAACCTCCTACCCTTGCAAAGATCCTCATCAAAATG atGCAGTTAAATCAAAAGCCAGCAGTCTCCAACCAAAGTCAAGTGAG GATGAAGAAGAGCTCTCCACCAGTCTGCACGTGTCTGAATTTGTAAGTGATACTTTTGACTCCTGTGAGATCAACAAGGAAGACCTGTGCAAAGAGATGCGAGAGCTGGTTCTGGACAAGAGGgaaaacctaaatgcagagcagg aggAGATGCCAGACTGGGAGAGAGAGCTGCAGGAAGAACTTCAGGAGTACGACGTGTTGGCTGACAGCGAAACCCACGATGATAACTGGGACAAGGAGATTGAAGAGATGCTGAAGGAGGAGAGTTAG